GAAGCTGGGCAGCCTGAACTTCCACGTCATCCAGCGCGGCGACAAGCTGGGCGTGCGCGTGAAGGACTCGCAGGCGCCCGCGCGCCAGCAGTTCCACGGCATCGACACGTACCCGGCCAGCGCCGCGTGGCGGGTGAACGCGCGCTTCGAGCCCGCGGCCACGCCGCGCACGCTCCAGGTGCCCAACGTGCTGGGCACGACGGAGGAGATGAAGGCCCCGGGCACGCTGGTGTTCACGGTGGACGGCAAGGAGCACCGGCTGACGCCCGTGGTGGAGGAGGGCTCGCAGCAGCTGTTCATCATCTTCGCGGACGAGACCAACCGCGACGCCACCTACGGCGCGGGCCGCTTCCTCTACGCGGACATGCCCAAGGACGGTCAGGTGGTGCTCGACTTCAACCGCGCCTACAACCCACCCTGCGCCTTCACCCGCTTCGCCACCTGCCCGCTCCCGCCGCGCGGCAACCGGCTCGCCCTGCGCGTGGAGGCCGGTGAGAAGCGCTACGGCGACCACTGAGTCACCCCGAGCACGCTTCACCCCTCCGGGCCGGGTCCGTGTGAGGCGGGCTCGGCCCGCGTGCGTTCCGGGGTGAGGCGACACGCTTGTGGGCCCCCGGGGCGGCGGGACACACTCGGCCATCCCTCTCGGCATGGGTGCCCATGGCCACGCTGGAACGACTGCTCGCGGTCCTCGGTCGGCTTCCCGATGCGTCGGAGCCCGAGCTCGCGGAGCGACTCCAGACGGACCTCCCCACCGTGTCCCGGTTGCTCGCGGCCGCGGGGGAGCAGGTCTGTCCCATGCGACAGGGCGCCTCGACGCGATACGCGCGGACGCGGGAGCTCCCAGGGCTCGGCTCCCGACTCGGGCTCCATCGCGTCGATGACGCGGGGAGTGTCCACCGGCATGGCGTGGTGCACCTGCTCTCGGATGGTGGGCACTGGCTGGAGCGCGCGGAGGGCGAGTCCGAGCGCTTCGAGGGCTTCCTGCCCTTCGCCATGGACATGAGCCCCCAGGGCTACCTGGGCCGGAGCTTCCCAGCCCTCCATCCCGACCTGCGCCTGCCCACGCGGGTGACGGATTGGACGGATGACGAATGTCTCATCGCCCTGAGCCGGCGGGGCGAGGACTGCGTCGGCGCGCTCGTCCTCGGAGACGAGTCGCTCCAGCGCTTCCTGGCCATGCCCCTCCGAGAGGTCGGGGCCGACGCGTTCCCCGAGCTGGCCGCCGTCTCCGGGACGCAGCCCTCGGGCGCCCTCGTCGGCGGCGAGCACCCCAAGTTCACGGCGTATGTCGGAGGTCGCCACGTCATCGTGAAGTTCGCGGCGGAGGACGGGAGCGAGGCATCGGCGCGTTGGAGGGACCTGCTGGTCACCGAGCACCTGGCCCTCGAGGCGATCCGGAGCGCGGGGCACGCAGCGGCCAGGTCACGCTGGCTGGAGGCCGCCGGCTACCGCTTCCTGGAGGTCGAGCGCTTCGACCGCGTCGACGCCCGGGGGCGTCGGGAGCTGCTGTCGTTGGACGCCATCGCCAGTGAGTACCTGGGCCACTGGGGCATCTGGACGCGGTCGGCGCTGAGGATGCAGGAGGCCGGCTTCGTCTCCCGGGACGACGCGACGCGGATGCGCTGGCTCGACACCTTCGGACAGCTCATCGGCAATACGGACCGGCACTCCGGCAACCTGTCCTTCTTCCCGGAAGGGGCACGGCGCTTCCGGCTCGCGCCGGCCTACGACATGCTGCCCATGGTGTTCGCGCCCATGGGCACGGTCGTCCCCGAACGGGAGTTCGAGCCATGCCCACCCACGGCCGACACCCTGGACGTGTGGCACGACGCCGCCCGCCACGCGCTCGCGTACTGGACGCGGCTCGCGGAGGAAACCGCATTGAGCCGCGACTTCCGCGAGCGCTGTGCCCGGTGCGGCGACACGCTCCACGCGCTCGTGAGGCAGGTCCCCGCCTGAGGCGACACCGTCCGCTCAGTGCACGGAGGACAGCAGTTCGTGCTCGAAGAGGATGTCGGGCACGAGCGG
The genomic region above belongs to Myxococcus stipitatus and contains:
- a CDS encoding DUF1684 domain-containing protein — translated: MTPIALALSLALQTSPSPKAAPAKPAPPTKTMSSPATAEDLATATSAWHAQRIQRLQSEDGWLTLVGLFWLDEGEQTAGSAPDSKLDFPANTPAKLGVFTRAGKSVSFQPAPGVAITRDGKPFTGGPLKTDEQGSPDVLKLGSLNFHVIQRGDKLGVRVKDSQAPARQQFHGIDTYPASAAWRVNARFEPAATPRTLQVPNVLGTTEEMKAPGTLVFTVDGKEHRLTPVVEEGSQQLFIIFADETNRDATYGAGRFLYADMPKDGQVVLDFNRAYNPPCAFTRFATCPLPPRGNRLALRVEAGEKRYGDH
- the yjjJ gene encoding type II toxin-antitoxin system HipA family toxin YjjJ gives rise to the protein MATLERLLAVLGRLPDASEPELAERLQTDLPTVSRLLAAAGEQVCPMRQGASTRYARTRELPGLGSRLGLHRVDDAGSVHRHGVVHLLSDGGHWLERAEGESERFEGFLPFAMDMSPQGYLGRSFPALHPDLRLPTRVTDWTDDECLIALSRRGEDCVGALVLGDESLQRFLAMPLREVGADAFPELAAVSGTQPSGALVGGEHPKFTAYVGGRHVIVKFAAEDGSEASARWRDLLVTEHLALEAIRSAGHAAARSRWLEAAGYRFLEVERFDRVDARGRRELLSLDAIASEYLGHWGIWTRSALRMQEAGFVSRDDATRMRWLDTFGQLIGNTDRHSGNLSFFPEGARRFRLAPAYDMLPMVFAPMGTVVPEREFEPCPPTADTLDVWHDAARHALAYWTRLAEETALSRDFRERCARCGDTLHALVRQVPA